Genomic segment of Clostridium sp. Marseille-P299:
TGTGAATGATTTTCGTGGAGATGGTGTCATTATATCAACCCCTACGGGATCTACAGGATACAATTTATCAGCAGGTGGACCAGTAGTCACTCCAGAAGCTGAACTTACTATTATAACACCGATTTGTCCACATTCGTTAAATGCGAGAAGCATTGTTGTTACAAGTAATGATAAAGTTACAATTAAAATACGTGAAAGTAAAAAGACACAAGAGGAAGAAGCAATTGCTACAATTGATGGTTGTAGAGCTATTCAATTAAAGGCAGGAGATAGTATAGAAATTGGTAAAGCAGTAGAAGTTACGAAGCTAATACGTGTGGGAAAAGCTAATTTTTTTCATATTTTAAGAACGAAACTTGGGGATGCCAACAATTAATTATCCCCCTAAATATTAAATCTGTAAATGAGATAGATAGGAGCAGACGATGAAAATAGGGAGACAAAGTAAAATAATCGAACTAACACAAAAGTACAATATAGAAACTCAGGAAGAACTAGCGGAATTATTATTGAACGCGGGATATAATGTAACTCAGGCTACTATTTCTAGAGATATTCGTGAATTGAAATTAACGAAGGTTGCAACAGATGGAGGACGTCAAAAGTATGTTGCGCTACAAAACCAAGAAGTAGGTATTACTGATAAATATATTAGAGTACTTCGCGATGGATTTGTTTCTATGGATATGGCACAAAATATTATGGTAGTTAAAACCGTTTCAGGAATGGCTATGGCTGTAGCGGCAGCATTAGATAATCTTCATTTTGATGGTATTGTTGGTTGTATTGCAGGTGATGACACTATTATGTGCGCAATACGTTCCGTAGAAGAAACAGTAACGGTAATGGAAAAGTTATCAAAGATCGTGAATGGTAAAGAATAGTAACCTTGAAGTATAAATCTTGATTCACATGATAAATCGTGTTAAAATATACTTTGGGTGATTTTTAAAAGAACTTCAAAGATACAGACAGAAGAATAGAATCATTAGAAAACAATAGAAGGAGTTTAACATGTCAGGACATTCTAAATTTGCAAACATTAAACATAAAAAAGAAAAGAACGATGCTGTAAAAGGTAAGATTTTCACAAGAATCGGTCGTGAAATTGCCGTTGCAGTTAAAGAAGGTGGACCAGATCCAAATAACAATAGTAAATTAAAAGATATTATTGCTAAAGCGAAATCTAATAATATGCCGAATGATACAATTGAACGTAGTATCAAAAAAGCTGCTGGTGACAATGGCGGCGTAGATTATGAATTTGTTACTTATGAAGGTTATGGACCAAGCGGTACTGCTATTATTGTTGAAGCTTTAACTGACAACAAGAATAGAACTGCAGCCAATGTAAGAAATGCATTTACAAAGGGAAATGGTAATGTTGGAACTCAAGGTTGTGTTTCTTATATGTTTGATAAAAAAGGTCAGATTTTAATCGATAAGGAAGAATGTAAATTAGATGCAGACGAACTTATGATGATAGCACTTGATGCTGGAGCAGAAGATTTCAGCGAAGAAGAAGACAGCTTTGAAATCGTTACTGATCCAGAAAGCTTTAGTGCAGTTCGTGAAACACTTGAAAATGCTGGTGTTCCTATGGCATCTGCAGATGTTACTATGATTCCTCAAACATATGTTACTTTAACAGATGAACAAGATCTTAAAAACATCAATCGTACGCTTGCTTTATTAGATGAAGATGATGATGTACAAGAAGTATATCACAACTGGGATGAGCCAGATGAAGAAGAATAAAATATTCAGTGATGAATAATCGAGTAGGAGGAAATTCATTAATTGAATTTCCGTCCTCTCACACCACCGTACGTACCGTTCGGTATACGGCGGTTCAATAAGATTACCTTATTTGCGAATATCTTTCACTAAGTGTTATAAAACCTTGTTCTCTAAGATATTTATTGGTAAGAGTTGAATTTAAGATTGGGCTATTGGAGATTCTCCAGTAGCCTTTCCTTGTATTCGCATGTTCCCATGCTTTCCAATTCTCTACCCCTAGTTTAACTAAGTTATCATGTTTCGTTTTAATCTTTTTCCACTGTTTCCAGTAACAAAGACGTAAACGTCTTCTTAGCCACTCATCAAGTTCTCGTAAGGTACCTTTCATATCTGCTAGTTTGAAGTAACTTATCCAGCCAACAATTAATTGTTTTAGTTTAATAGCTCTGAGTTCCATACTCATTGCATTACTTCTTCCAGTGATACTCTTAAGTTTTCCTTTTAACTTCTTAACAGAAACTTGATGTACTCTTATTCCCATTTCACCTTTCTTATTGTAAAAGGTATATCCTAAATATTTTAGTTTCCATGGTCGGTCTACCTTACTTTTCTCTTTGTTAACTTTAAGCTTCAAGTCCTTTTCTATAAACTCCGTGATACTTTTCATAACTCGCTCTGCTGATTTCTTTGATTTCACGTATACATTGCAATCATCTGCATAACGGCAGAACTTAAGTCCTCTTCGTTCTAATTCCATATCTAGTTCATGCAACATGATATTACTTAATAGTGGAGATAAGTTCCCACCTTGAGGCACTCCTTCTACAGTAGCACTTACTAATCCCTTTTCCATCACTCCTGCATTTAGATACTTCCTTATCAGTCCGATTACTCGTATATCCTTGACTTCTTTATAAATCAGCCCAATTAACCTATCGTGGTTGACAGTATCAAAGTACTTTTCTAAATCTATATCTACCGCCCATTTATAGCCTTCATCCATGTATTCTTTACATTTTAGAATTGCTTGATGCGCGTTTCGATTTGGTCTAAATCCATAACTATTCTCTGAAAATTTCTTCTCAAAGATTGGCGTTAGTACTTGTGATACTGCCTGTTGTATCACTCGGTCTACTACAGTTGGTATCCCTAATGGTCTTGTTTTCCCGTTATCCTTTGGTATCTCTACCCTTCTTACGGGATTCGGTTTATAACTTCCATCTGCTATGGATTGCTTAAGCTCTTCGCCATGACTTCTTAGATATGGTAGAAGTTCATCTACTCCCATCTTGTCGATTCCATGACTTCCTTTATTCTTCTTTACACGTTTAAAGGCTTCATTTAGATTTTCATTACTAATGATTTTCTCTAGCAATCCATAGTGATATTCTCTTCGGGCGTTCTGTCTGTTATCCGACGTCATAGAAATGCTCGGCGCCTTTGCATAGCTTTCGAGTTCCACTCTATCCTTTTGCAAATGACCTGATTCTGTATTCAGTTGTCTGCTGTCATCACATTTCTTTGTTTCTTTCAAACTTTCAAAACCTCCTATTGTTCAGTCCTTCCCATAGGTCGTCGACTACCTCCGGTACTATGACCTCTGCTGACTTCTTAGTGTTCAGCCATACATCACTGCATGGGTTGTCATTTCAGAGTTCACTTCCATGACGTATCACTAAGACCTCCCCAGGTAAGAACGCAATCTTCCTCTCCATCTATCTGCCACATTTACATTAATTAATTTCGAGTAGTTATTGGACTTCGATTTGTATAGCAATCTTATCCTTAATTAATGCCTTGTATGTGATTTCTGTTCGTCAGACCAGAGATTTGCCCACGGACTTCCTTCAGATTCGCCCTCACGAACGACACCCTTGTCTTAGGCTATACACTTGCCACTACTAGGCTGTGTTAGGGACTTTAACCCATTAGATTGCGCCCATGCTGGGCACACTACAATAAAGACCTTCTTAGCATTTAACTAATGCTAGGAAGGTCTTTTTAATTCTCAAACCAACATTGATTTCCAAATTTATTATGATATAATAAACTTGGAAAAATTATTCATTGGACGATTACAGCAAATTATCATTAAATTTATGGAGGGTATGTAAAATGTCAAGTGAAACAGATAAGTACATAAAAAATTTATCATCAACTCTAGATGAAATTGATGATATAGATTTATTTGAAGTAGATGAATCAGCCGAAGAAATAGATATCGAATATTGGGATTATAGAATAATACATAAGCAAGAGAACGATACTTATAAAATAGGAGAAGTATATTTTAACGCAGACCATGAACCTGTTACTTGGGTTGAACTTGATTCACTTTGTTGTGAAAATTATGAAGATTTAAAAAGTGATATTGAAGGATTTTACGAAGCGCTTACTAAACCTATTATTATGTTTGATGGAGAAAGATTAGTAGAGATAAATAATGTTGTTGAATAATTATGGTAAATAATTATATAAGTTTATTAATTGTAGTTTATTTAATAAACTACAGTCCGTAAGGCATTCAAAAGTAGACTAGAGGTAAAGGTTTGCTTTTGAATGTTTTATTTTATAGGAGGAAGAAATGGAAATAAAGCAATTTAGAGAACTACAACCAGAAGCAGTCTTAATAAGAAATGAAGTTTTTGTACAGGAACAAGGATTTGAAAATGAGTTTGATTCAATTGATGATATTTCAACACATTTAGTGCTATTTGATGATGCACTACCTGTGGCTACCTGCCGTTATTTTTGGGATGAAATTAAAAAATCATATATCGTAGGACGGATAGCGGTACGAAAACAACATAGAGGGAAAAAGCTAGGTGAAATGATTTTAAGAGAGGCTGAAAAAAGCATCAAAGAACTTGGAGGAAGTAGTATTTATTTATCAGCACAATTAAGAGTGAGTAAATTCTACGTAAATCAAGGATATAGAATGGTTGGCGAAGTATATTATGATGAATTTTGCGAGCATATTTGGATGATGAAAGAATTATAGTAGAGAATGAATTACTGATCGATTATAATTTAATTGACTTAAATGGAAAAGAAATCAGAATTATTGATATTTGGGCTGGATATAAGGATTCTTCAATTGGATACTAAGTGAATTAAGCTGATATGATAACATGAAACTATAAGCTGCTGAACATACATGATTCTGAACATACATGCTTCTTACTTGTTCAACAGCTTATTTATAAAAGATTATATTCTTAAGTTAAATTTATTCCCCACCAGGACCATCGCGACGTTCTGAATCATCTGGAGAGAAGGAATTACTACAGCAATTTTGTGATTTGTCTGAAACATCTGTAGTAAAAGAATGTGCTACATCATCTGAATTGGTAGTTTTACTAGGTGTTGCTTTGGAGTTTGATACATTCGTACTAGTTGTTTTATTTCTGCTATTTTGCATAGAGATATCCTTTCTAATTAAAAATATCGAAACATATTGATACATAATAAAGTATTTGATTTCAGGTATCACATTATACTGGCAAAAAAATCTGCTCATGTTTATCTACTTTTTAGTTAAATCAACAAATAGTTAGGAAAGTATTGACCAAAAAAGTAAATTGTGTTAAAATTTCTTAACAATACATATATGAGGGAGTAACTCACGCATCAATTTGCGTGACAACGCCAACATCATGGCCGATAATAGCCTGGTTTTGTCTTAAAGAGTGAGACTCATGTATAACTTAGAAAATTTGTTTTATAAGTTATACTTGGGTCTTTTTTTGTGCGCACCACACGGAATATGAGGTATGTTGTTGGATGCTTCTCGCATGGTTGGAAAAGATATCTTTTATAAGAGGGAAAGGAAGAGTAAAATGAACTTTTATTTGAAGTCAACGGATGAAGTGTTAAAAGACACGAAAAGCCAATTGACAGGACTATCCTCAAAAGACAGTGAAGAACGTCTTTTGAAAAATGGTAAGAATAAGTTAGCGGAAGGTAAAAAGACTCCATTATTTATTAAATTCTTATCACAAATGCAAGACCCTATGACAATTATCTTATTATGTGCAGCTACCGTATCTGGTATTACTGCAGCATATGCTCATGAGTCTTTTGCAGACGTATTTATTATTTTAGCTGTTGTTATCATCAATGCAATTTTAGGTGTTACACAGGAGAGTAAAGCTGAGAAAGCTATTGAGGCTTTACAACAAATGGCGGCTGCTACAAGTAAAGTTCTTCGTGATGGCGTTCAACAAACGATTAAAAGTGAAGATTTAGTAGTAGGTGATATTATTTTACTTGAAGCTGGTGATGCAGTACCAGCCGATGCTAGAATTTTAGAATCTGCAAGTTTAAAAATTGAAGAAGCAGCGTTAACAGGTGAAAGTGTTCCTGTTAATAAGAAAGTTGACAAACTTACTCTTGGAAATGAAAAAGATATCCCATTAGGTGATCGTAAAAATATGATCTACATGGGTAGCACAGTAGTTTATGGACGTGGTAGTGCAGTTATTACTGCTACTGGTATGGACACTGAAATGGGTAAAATTGCAGATGCTCTTGCAAATGCAAAAGAAGGTCGTACACCTCTTCAAATTAAATTAGCTCAGTTAAGTAAGACATTAAGTGTACTTGTAATTGGTATCTGTATTTTTATCTTTGCCTTTAGTTTATTAAAAGCAGGTGAAATCACTGGTGAAACTGCTCTTGATACATTCATGGTTGCAGTAAGCCTTGCAGTTGCAGCGATTCCAGAAGGTCTTGCAACCGTTGTTACAATCGTTCTTAGTATTGGTGTTACCAATATGAGTAAGAAGAATGCTGTAATAAGAAAGCTTACAGCAGTAGAAACCTTAGGTTGTGCAGAAATCATTTGTAGTGATAAAACAGGAACTTTAACACAAAACAAGATGACTGTTGTAGAACACTATGGTGAAGATGAAAACTTATTAGCAACTGCTATGTCACTTTGTAGTGATGCTCAAGTTGGTGAAAATGGAGATGCAGTTGGTGAACCTACAGAATGTGCACTTGTAAACTATGCAACTAAATTATCTTTAAGCAAAGATAAATTAAAAGAAGAACAACCACGTGTTGGAGAAGCTCCTTTTGATTCTGTGCGTAAGATGATGAGTACTGTACATAAAACAGATAAGGGCATTATTCAATATACAAAAGGTGCTCCTGATGAAATATTAAAATGTTGTACAAAAGCATTAGTAAATGGTAAAGTTGTTGCTTTAGATGATAAGATTAAGAATGCAATCTTAACTAACAACAAAGAAATGGCTGGCAAAGCACTTCGTGTATTAGCAGCTGCATATAAAGAATATGATCAAGAACCAAGTAATTATGAACCACAAAACTTAGAAAAGGATCTTGTATTCATTGGATTAACTGGTATGATTGATCCAATTCGTCCAGAAGTTGTTGATGCTATTGCAGAATGTAAGAAAGCTGGAATTAAGCCAATTATGATTACAGGTGATCATAGAGACACCGCAGTAGCGATTGCTAAACAACTTGGTATCATTAAAGATGCGAGTGAAGCAATCACTGGAGCTCAATTAAATGATATTTCAGATGCTGACTTTAAAAATGAAATTGAAAAGTACTCTGTTTACGCACGTGTTCAACCAGAACATAAAGTTCGTATTGTAAATACATGGCGTGAAAAAGGCAAGATTACAGCGATGACTGGTGACGGTGTTAATGATGCTCCAAGTATCAAGTCCGCGGATATCGGTATTGGTATGGGTATCACTGGTACAGACGTTACTAAAAATGTTGCAGATATGGTTCTTGCAGATGATAACTTTGCTACAATTGTTAGTGCAGTTGGTGAAGGACGTCGTATTTATGATAACATTCGTAAAGCAATTCAGTTCTTATTGTCCAGTAACTTAAGTGAAGTTTTAAGTATTTTTATAGCAACTATTATGGGCTTTACAATCTTAAAACCAGTACACTTATTATGGATTAACTTAATTACAGACTGTTTCCCTGCTCTTGCACTTGGTGTAGAAAAAGGGGAAAGCGACTTAATGGAACGTAAACCAAGAAGTACAAAAGACGGTATTTTTGCTGGTGGTCTTGGTGGGGATGCGTTATATCAAGGTGCTTTAGTTACTATTATTACATTAGCAGCTTATTTTATTGGTCATTATATGGAAGCTGGTGTTTGGGAAATTGCAAACAGCGAAGATGGTATGACAATGGCATTCCTTACAATGTCTATGGCAGAGATTTTCCACTCCTTTAACTTAAGAAGCCAAAGAGGTACATTATTTAAAATGAAGTCCTTAAACTTCTGGTTACTTGGTGGTATGGCATTAAGTTTAGTATTAACAACAGCAGTTATTTACTTACCAGGTATTTCAGATGCATTTGGATTTGCTCATATTTCTATACCTGAGTATGCAGTTGCCCTTGGATTAGCATTCTTAGTAATTCCAATTGTTGAAATTGTTAAGTTGATTCAAAGAGCAATTAGTAAAAAGTAATTTTTAAGTAAGATATTAGGTAAGATTTATCTAAGATAACAAGTAAGATAGAAATATCACACTTAAAGTAATATAAACTGTCACAAAAAGAATCAATTATCAAATAGCTTGATCTAAGCTAGATTGTGGATTGAAATTCTTTTGTGGCAGTTTTTTTATGGCATTTTTTCACTTCTGTCATTAAAATGTCGTAAAATAAATAAAAATTGAAACAAAAAATGATTGACAAATAACCAAAAAAAGGTTATCTTATATAAAATACATTATATTCATATAAGAATAGTATGAAATTAATTAGGAGGATTCAATGGATAAGGGGGAGCAGCAAAAGAATGTTATCTTAGGAAAGGATTTAAATAAGATTATTGAAATTCTACAGACAATCCAATATGGTTCTGTAACAATTATTGTACAGGATGGTAAGATACTTCAAATTGAAAAAAATGAGAAGATAAGAGTTAAATAAAAGGAAAGAATTTAAGAAAAACAAAGTAAAGTAATGAGACAGCAAATGTGAAAAGAAGAAATGAAATTGGTGATGTTAAAAGTAAATTATAGAGCTAAGCAATAAGGAATGGATTATAAATGAATATTAAAACTGACTATAAAAAATAGAGGTTTTATTATGTATCAACATAATAAGGCCTCTTTTTTCTTTGTAGAAAATTAAAGCATGTAATTCTTAACCTTAGAAAATCACATTCTTAATACATGAGGTACATTCAGATTATTTCTTACGCAATGATTTCAAATAAATATAGAAGGATTTGAAAATCAAGTAAAGAAGGATCTGAAATGCAAATATAGAAGGATTTGAAAATTAAAAATGAAAGGATCTGTAAATCAAACATGAAAGGAATGAGAAAATATGAGTAATTATGAAAAAGTAAAAGCACTCCACCCCTGTTTTGGAAGTGTAGGTAATAAAGGTAGAATTCATTTACCTGTCTGTCCATCTTGCAATATTCAATGTAACTTTTGTGATAGAAAGATTAATGATTATGAAAACCGTCCAGGTGTTTCTTCTACTATTTTAGATCCTGAAGAAGCGATAGAGGTAGTGGAAAAAGCCATACATATGTGCCCTGACATAACAGTAGTTGGAATTGCTGGGCCTGGAGATACTTTAGCATCAGACAATGCGATAGAAACGTTCCGCTTAATTGGGAGCAAGTTTCCTCAATTATTAAAGTGTATGAGTACGAATGGACTGTTGTTACCTGAAAAAGCTTTAGAGTTAATAGAGGTTGGCATAGATACGTTAACAGTTACGGTGAATGCTGTGGATCCAGAAATTTTACAGCGAATTGTACCAGCGATTATATACCATGGCCAAACGTTTGTAGGCCTTGAGGCAGCTAATATTTTAATTCAAAACCAATTGGAAGGAATAAGAGTACTTTCTAAAGCAGGGGTTACGATCAAGGTCAATACAGTATTGATTAATGAAATTAATAAAGAACATATAAAAGAAATTGCAAAAACAGTAAGTGAAGCAGGAGCAACGATATATAACATTATTCCATTGATTCCTCAAAATAAATTAGCTTACTGTGAAGAACCTCCTTGTAATGATATTGACAGTACAAGGAGAGAGGCAAGTGAATATATTGAAGTATTTCGCCATTGTATGCGTTGTAGAGCAGATGCAATTGGAATTCCAGGAAAGCTAGAGATTGGCGATCAAATATATAGAAAGGATTTTATTATAAAAGAAACGTTTTCACATGGTTAAAAATATAAAGGCTTATTAGTAAGAAATCTATATTTATAAACAAGCATTAACAATCAAATGCAATGAGGGTGATTATGAGTTATAAGATAGCAATTGCAACAAAGGATGGAAAGGTAGTATCTGAGCATTTTGGGTATAGTAAGAAATTTTGTATTGTAAGTATTGATCAAAATGCTTGGAAGGTTATTGAAGTAAGAGAGGTTGTGCCTGCATGTACAGGGGTTGGCTGTACATATTCTAAAGATTCAAGTAATTCACACATAGATGCAATTGAAAAAGTAGCGAAAATTCTTTCGGATTGTAAGCTCGTAATTGTTAGTCAAATCGGATATGGAGCGGAACGAGTTTTAAATGATAATCAGCTTGAAGTGAGATTACATAAGGGATTTATTATTGATTATTTAAATAGTTTTATAACAACTTAAAAAAAGGTAGAAGAGTAAGTTGACATGAGTATCTTAACTGGCTAAAAGCACAGAGAATTTAGCTTATGAATAAAACTACCTAGCGTTAATAAGGAGGGAATTATGGCAAAGAAAATCAAACAAATTGCAATCTATGGAAAAGGGGGAATCGGAAAATCTACAACTACATCTAATATAAGTGCAGCCTTATCAAAACTCGGCTATAAGGTAATGCAGTTTGGCTGTGATCCTAAAAGTGATTCTACGAACACATTACGAAATGGTGAATATATTCCAACGGTCCTTGATACCTTACGAGAAAAAAATACAGTAAAAGCTAATGAAGTGCTTTATCAAGGATTTAACGGAATCTATTGTGTAGAAGCAGGTGGTCCAGCACCAGGTGTAGGTTGCGCAGGTAGAGGGATTATAACGGCAGTTCAATTATTTAAACAACAGCGAGTATTTGAGGAATTAGATTTAGATGTAGTGATTTACGACGTTTTAGGTGACGTTGTGTGTGGGGGATTTGCTGTACCAATTCGAGAAGGAATTGCAGAACATGTATTTACCGTTTCCTCGGCTGATTTTATGAGTGTATACGCTTCCAATAATTTATTTCGAGGGATCACAAAGTATTCCAATGCTGGTGGAGCACTTCTTGGTGGTGTCATAGCAAATTCTATTAATAAGGCTTATGCAAAAGATATTATAGATGATTTTGCGAAACGTACAAAGACACAAATCATGCAATATGTTCCTCGTTCCGTAACTGTAACACAAAGTGAATTACAAGGAAAAACAACAATAGAAGCAGCACCTGATTCACAACAAGCAAAGATTTATATGGAGCTAGCAGAGCGTATTGCAGAACATGAACATTCCACGGTTCCATCACCGATGGAAGTAACTGAATTACGTGAATGGGCAGCGGAATGGGGAAATCAATTACTTGAATTAGAAACAGGTGTTGTTGTAGGCGGAAATCAAGCTGGTATATAACATAGCAGTGAAAATAATTAGAGTAATCAAATTATTAGTTAGATCTTTGATTGATCTATGTTAGAGGAGATAAAACACAGTAGAAATAGAAAA
This window contains:
- the ltrA gene encoding group II intron reverse transcriptase/maturase — translated: MKETKKCDDSRQLNTESGHLQKDRVELESYAKAPSISMTSDNRQNARREYHYGLLEKIISNENLNEAFKRVKKNKGSHGIDKMGVDELLPYLRSHGEELKQSIADGSYKPNPVRRVEIPKDNGKTRPLGIPTVVDRVIQQAVSQVLTPIFEKKFSENSYGFRPNRNAHQAILKCKEYMDEGYKWAVDIDLEKYFDTVNHDRLIGLIYKEVKDIRVIGLIRKYLNAGVMEKGLVSATVEGVPQGGNLSPLLSNIMLHELDMELERRGLKFCRYADDCNVYVKSKKSAERVMKSITEFIEKDLKLKVNKEKSKVDRPWKLKYLGYTFYNKKGEMGIRVHQVSVKKLKGKLKSITGRSNAMSMELRAIKLKQLIVGWISYFKLADMKGTLRELDEWLRRRLRLCYWKQWKKIKTKHDNLVKLGVENWKAWEHANTRKGYWRISNSPILNSTLTNKYLREQGFITLSERYSQIR
- a CDS encoding GNAT family N-acetyltransferase, with the translated sequence MEIKQFRELQPEAVLIRNEVFVQEQGFENEFDSIDDISTHLVLFDDALPVATCRYFWDEIKKSYIVGRIAVRKQHRGKKLGEMILREAEKSIKELGGSSIYLSAQLRVSKFYVNQGYRMVGEVYYDEFCEHIWMMKEL
- a CDS encoding NifB/NifX family molybdenum-iron cluster-binding protein: MSYKIAIATKDGKVVSEHFGYSKKFCIVSIDQNAWKVIEVREVVPACTGVGCTYSKDSSNSHIDAIEKVAKILSDCKLVIVSQIGYGAERVLNDNQLEVRLHKGFIIDYLNSFITT
- a CDS encoding YezD family protein — its product is MDKGEQQKNVILGKDLNKIIEILQTIQYGSVTIIVQDGKILQIEKNEKIRVK
- a CDS encoding radical SAM protein → MSNYEKVKALHPCFGSVGNKGRIHLPVCPSCNIQCNFCDRKINDYENRPGVSSTILDPEEAIEVVEKAIHMCPDITVVGIAGPGDTLASDNAIETFRLIGSKFPQLLKCMSTNGLLLPEKALELIEVGIDTLTVTVNAVDPEILQRIVPAIIYHGQTFVGLEAANILIQNQLEGIRVLSKAGVTIKVNTVLINEINKEHIKEIAKTVSEAGATIYNIIPLIPQNKLAYCEEPPCNDIDSTRREASEYIEVFRHCMRCRADAIGIPGKLEIGDQIYRKDFIIKETFSHG
- the argR gene encoding arginine repressor; amino-acid sequence: MKIGRQSKIIELTQKYNIETQEELAELLLNAGYNVTQATISRDIRELKLTKVATDGGRQKYVALQNQEVGITDKYIRVLRDGFVSMDMAQNIMVVKTVSGMAMAVAAALDNLHFDGIVGCIAGDDTIMCAIRSVEETVTVMEKLSKIVNGKE
- a CDS encoding YebC/PmpR family DNA-binding transcriptional regulator, with the protein product MSGHSKFANIKHKKEKNDAVKGKIFTRIGREIAVAVKEGGPDPNNNSKLKDIIAKAKSNNMPNDTIERSIKKAAGDNGGVDYEFVTYEGYGPSGTAIIVEALTDNKNRTAANVRNAFTKGNGNVGTQGCVSYMFDKKGQILIDKEECKLDADELMMIALDAGAEDFSEEEDSFEIVTDPESFSAVRETLENAGVPMASADVTMIPQTYVTLTDEQDLKNINRTLALLDEDDDVQEVYHNWDEPDEEE
- the nifH gene encoding nitrogenase iron protein, with translation MAKKIKQIAIYGKGGIGKSTTTSNISAALSKLGYKVMQFGCDPKSDSTNTLRNGEYIPTVLDTLREKNTVKANEVLYQGFNGIYCVEAGGPAPGVGCAGRGIITAVQLFKQQRVFEELDLDVVIYDVLGDVVCGGFAVPIREGIAEHVFTVSSADFMSVYASNNLFRGITKYSNAGGALLGGVIANSINKAYAKDIIDDFAKRTKTQIMQYVPRSVTVTQSELQGKTTIEAAPDSQQAKIYMELAERIAEHEHSTVPSPMEVTELREWAAEWGNQLLELETGVVVGGNQAGI
- a CDS encoding cation-translocating P-type ATPase; this translates as MNFYLKSTDEVLKDTKSQLTGLSSKDSEERLLKNGKNKLAEGKKTPLFIKFLSQMQDPMTIILLCAATVSGITAAYAHESFADVFIILAVVIINAILGVTQESKAEKAIEALQQMAAATSKVLRDGVQQTIKSEDLVVGDIILLEAGDAVPADARILESASLKIEEAALTGESVPVNKKVDKLTLGNEKDIPLGDRKNMIYMGSTVVYGRGSAVITATGMDTEMGKIADALANAKEGRTPLQIKLAQLSKTLSVLVIGICIFIFAFSLLKAGEITGETALDTFMVAVSLAVAAIPEGLATVVTIVLSIGVTNMSKKNAVIRKLTAVETLGCAEIICSDKTGTLTQNKMTVVEHYGEDENLLATAMSLCSDAQVGENGDAVGEPTECALVNYATKLSLSKDKLKEEQPRVGEAPFDSVRKMMSTVHKTDKGIIQYTKGAPDEILKCCTKALVNGKVVALDDKIKNAILTNNKEMAGKALRVLAAAYKEYDQEPSNYEPQNLEKDLVFIGLTGMIDPIRPEVVDAIAECKKAGIKPIMITGDHRDTAVAIAKQLGIIKDASEAITGAQLNDISDADFKNEIEKYSVYARVQPEHKVRIVNTWREKGKITAMTGDGVNDAPSIKSADIGIGMGITGTDVTKNVADMVLADDNFATIVSAVGEGRRIYDNIRKAIQFLLSSNLSEVLSIFIATIMGFTILKPVHLLWINLITDCFPALALGVEKGESDLMERKPRSTKDGIFAGGLGGDALYQGALVTIITLAAYFIGHYMEAGVWEIANSEDGMTMAFLTMSMAEIFHSFNLRSQRGTLFKMKSLNFWLLGGMALSLVLTTAVIYLPGISDAFGFAHISIPEYAVALGLAFLVIPIVEIVKLIQRAISKK